The Streptococcus sp. 29896 genome includes a region encoding these proteins:
- a CDS encoding ATP-dependent Clp protease proteolytic subunit: MIPVVIEQTSRGERSYDIYSRLLKDRIIMLTGPVEDNMANSIIAQLLFLDAQDPTKDIYLYVNTPGGSVSAGLAIVDTMNFIKADVQTIVMGTAASMGTIIASSGAKGKRFMLPNAEYMIHQPMGGTGGGTQQTDMAIAAEHLLKTRNKLEQILADNSGKSVKQIHKDAERDYWMTAEETLAYGFIDQIMDKMAK; the protein is encoded by the coding sequence ATGATTCCAGTAGTAATTGAACAAACCAGCCGTGGTGAACGTTCTTATGACATTTACTCTCGCTTGCTCAAGGACCGCATCATCATGTTGACAGGTCCAGTTGAAGATAACATGGCAAATTCTATCATTGCCCAATTGCTTTTCTTAGATGCTCAAGACCCAACTAAGGATATCTATCTCTATGTCAACACTCCTGGTGGTTCTGTATCAGCAGGTCTGGCGATTGTGGATACCATGAACTTTATTAAAGCAGATGTTCAGACTATCGTGATGGGAACTGCAGCTAGCATGGGAACGATCATTGCATCAAGCGGTGCCAAAGGCAAACGTTTCATGTTGCCAAATGCAGAATACATGATTCACCAGCCTATGGGTGGAACAGGTGGCGGTACCCAACAGACAGATATGGCGATTGCGGCGGAGCACTTGCTCAAAACTCGTAACAAGTTGGAGCAAATTCTTGCTGATAATTCAGGTAAATCTGTCAAACAAATCCACAAAGACGCAGAGCGCGATTACTGGATGACTGCGGAAGAAACC
- a CDS encoding MalY/PatB family protein: MTYDFKTLPNRLDQHSEKWRLTENNPELLQLWVADMDFQPFPEMRQAIVDYGQRQIFGYNYASESLFESIMDWEKDQHGYCFDRQALVLVEGVVPALSIAVQAFTAEGDAVMINTPVYPPFARTIRLNHRRLISQPLSVVNDQFTLDFQALEQKIVEEGVKLYIFCNPHNPGGRVWSHQELLELGAICQKHGVILVSDEIHQDLTLFGHEHHSFNTVSPNHKEFSVILSSATKTFNIAGTKNSFAIIENPQLRKAFTKRQLANNQHEIPSLGLITTEVAYRHGKPWLTALKPVLEENILLVQEELSKKTNIKVLKPQGTYLIWLDFSAYELSHQELAEKLLEEAQLHLNDGLTFGKEGEKHFRLNAATPQFVIKEACRRLVEVFGCLIN, translated from the coding sequence ATGACCTATGATTTTAAAACCTTGCCAAATCGCTTAGACCAACACAGCGAGAAGTGGCGGCTAACAGAAAACAACCCAGAGCTTTTGCAACTCTGGGTGGCAGATATGGACTTTCAGCCCTTTCCAGAAATGCGCCAAGCGATCGTAGACTACGGGCAAAGGCAGATTTTCGGGTACAACTATGCCAGTGAGTCTCTATTTGAATCCATAATGGACTGGGAGAAGGACCAGCACGGCTATTGTTTTGATCGGCAAGCTCTTGTTTTGGTAGAAGGTGTTGTTCCAGCCTTGTCCATCGCAGTTCAAGCTTTTACAGCTGAGGGGGATGCAGTTATGATCAATACTCCAGTATATCCCCCTTTTGCCCGTACTATTCGACTCAATCATCGACGGTTAATTAGTCAGCCTCTTAGTGTAGTAAATGACCAATTTACTCTTGATTTTCAGGCTTTGGAGCAAAAGATTGTTGAGGAGGGGGTCAAACTCTATATCTTTTGCAATCCTCACAATCCAGGCGGCAGAGTTTGGAGTCATCAGGAACTACTGGAGCTCGGTGCTATCTGTCAGAAGCATGGAGTCATCTTAGTCTCTGATGAAATCCACCAGGACTTGACCCTTTTTGGACATGAGCACCATTCCTTCAATACAGTTTCCCCAAACCATAAGGAATTTTCGGTAATTTTGTCTTCTGCAACCAAGACTTTTAATATAGCGGGAACAAAAAACAGCTTTGCTATTATTGAAAATCCTCAGTTGCGTAAAGCTTTTACCAAGAGACAATTGGCCAATAACCAACATGAAATCCCTAGCCTAGGCTTAATTACAACAGAAGTTGCCTACCGACACGGAAAACCTTGGTTGACCGCCTTAAAACCAGTTTTGGAAGAAAATATCCTGTTGGTCCAAGAAGAATTGAGTAAAAAGACGAATATCAAAGTGCTTAAACCACAAGGAACCTACCTGATTTGGCTGGATTTTTCAGCCTATGAACTCAGTCACCAAGAGCTAGCAGAGAAATTGTTGGAAGAAGCACAACTGCATTTGAATGATGGATTGACCTTCGGAAAAGAAGGTGAAAAGCATTTCCGATTAAATGCAGCAACACCACAATTTGTCATCAAGGAAGCCTGCCGACGATTGGTGGAAGTGTTTGGCTGTCTAATAAATTAG
- the upp gene encoding uracil phosphoribosyltransferase, translating to MGKFQVISHPLIQHKLSILRRVSTSTKDFRELVNEIAMLMGYEVLRDLPLEDVEIETPITKTVQKQIAGKKLAIVPILRAGVGMVDGLLSLVPAAKVGHIGMYRDEETLQPVEYLVKLPDDIDQRQIFVVDPMLATGGSAILAIDSLKKRGASNIKFVALVSAPEGVKALQEAHPDVDIYTAALDEKLNEKGYIVPGLGDAGDRLFGTK from the coding sequence ATGGGGAAATTCCAAGTTATTTCACATCCACTCATTCAACATAAGTTGTCTATCTTGCGTCGCGTTTCGACTTCGACCAAAGATTTCCGTGAGTTGGTAAATGAAATTGCTATGCTAATGGGTTACGAAGTTCTTCGCGACCTACCATTGGAAGATGTTGAAATCGAAACACCGATTACAAAAACGGTTCAAAAACAAATCGCAGGTAAGAAATTGGCAATCGTTCCAATTCTACGTGCAGGTGTGGGAATGGTTGACGGTCTATTGAGCCTTGTCCCTGCTGCAAAAGTTGGTCATATTGGTATGTACCGTGATGAAGAGACCTTGCAGCCAGTTGAATATTTGGTGAAATTGCCAGATGATATTGACCAACGCCAGATTTTTGTTGTTGATCCAATGTTGGCGACAGGTGGCTCAGCTATTTTGGCTATTGATTCTTTGAAAAAGCGTGGTGCTTCAAACATCAAATTTGTAGCTCTTGTGTCTGCACCTGAAGGTGTAAAAGCACTTCAAGAGGCACATCCAGATGTAGATATCTACACAGCGGCTTTGGATGAGAAACTCAATGAAAAAGGCTACATCGTTCCAGGTTTGGGAGATGCAGGAGACCGTTTGTTTGGTACAAAATAA
- a CDS encoding cystathionine gamma-synthase, producing the protein MTRLKRDTLLAQAGIRKDERTGALISPIHLSTTYQHPEFGQSTGFDYTRTKNPTRSSLEETLAAIEGAEHALVTSSGMAALVLLFQTFPQGSRILAVRDLYGGSFRWFNQQEEQGRFAFQYAQTPDQLFDQLDNTIDYVFLETPTNPLMVEFDIAAISEKAHEVGAKVIVDNTFYSPIYQNPLALGADVVLHSATKYLSGHNDVLAGALMTNDQALYEQLFYDQNTTGPTLSPFDAFLLMRGLKTLAIRMERSTQNARAIVDFLEQHPAVKEVFYTGQGGMVSMKVAKQEMIPHLLNSLRVFTFAESLGGVESLITYPATQTHADIPAAIRHSYGLTDDLLRMSIGIEDVSDLIEDLRTSLEKSYDL; encoded by the coding sequence ATGACGAGATTAAAACGCGATACCCTTTTGGCCCAAGCAGGCATACGAAAAGATGAACGAACAGGGGCCTTGATTTCACCGATTCACCTGTCGACAACATACCAGCACCCTGAGTTTGGGCAATCCACAGGATTCGACTATACCCGTACGAAAAATCCAACCCGTTCCAGCTTAGAGGAAACCCTTGCTGCCATTGAAGGAGCAGAGCACGCCCTAGTGACCTCCTCTGGAATGGCTGCCTTGGTCTTGCTCTTTCAAACTTTTCCCCAGGGAAGTCGGATACTAGCCGTGCGTGACCTTTACGGTGGTTCCTTCCGCTGGTTTAATCAGCAGGAAGAACAAGGGCGTTTTGCTTTCCAATACGCTCAAACGCCTGACCAACTGTTTGACCAGCTAGATAATACCATTGACTATGTATTTTTAGAGACTCCAACCAACCCTCTCATGGTGGAGTTTGATATTGCTGCGATATCAGAAAAGGCGCATGAAGTCGGGGCCAAAGTTATTGTTGACAATACCTTTTATAGTCCGATTTACCAAAATCCACTTGCTCTTGGGGCAGATGTGGTGCTTCATTCGGCAACTAAGTACCTTTCAGGCCATAATGATGTTTTGGCAGGGGCTCTGATGACCAATGACCAGGCACTCTATGAACAGTTGTTCTATGACCAAAACACGACGGGACCGACCTTATCACCCTTTGATGCTTTTCTCTTGATGCGTGGCTTGAAAACCCTAGCTATTCGGATGGAGCGCTCTACCCAAAACGCTCGAGCAATCGTAGACTTTCTTGAGCAACATCCAGCAGTAAAAGAAGTCTTTTACACGGGGCAAGGAGGGATGGTTTCAATGAAGGTTGCCAAGCAAGAGATGATTCCCCACCTGCTCAATAGCCTCCGAGTTTTTACCTTTGCAGAGAGCTTAGGTGGTGTGGAAAGCTTGATTACCTATCCTGCAACGCAGACTCATGCAGATATTCCAGCAGCTATTCGCCATTCCTATGGCTTGACAGACGATCTCTTACGCATGTCAATCGGGATTGAAGATGTGTCGGACTTGATTGAGGATTTACGTACTAGTCTGGAGAAAAGTTATGACCTATGA